CCAAATATTCGAAAGACGATTTTTTTATAGAGGATTATGTATTGGGTGAGCTGCCTTTTAAGGAGATAGATATTGAGCTTTTAGATATACTCCAGGAGTTTGAGCCTTTTGGTGAAGGAAATCCCAAACCTAAATTCATAGCAAACGCTAAAATAGAGCATGTCCAGAATTTAAAAGAAAATCATTTTAAGTTAATTCTTTCCCAAGACGATATTGTTTTACCTGCGGTGATTTTCAGGTTTGAAGGTGAGTTTAAAGATAGTTTATATTTTAAATTTAGTATTAATGAAAACAGTTACTACGGCAGAAGTGTTCAATTAATGATTGAGGAGATATTATGAAACATTCTATATTCAAGGCGTTAAATGATCAGGAAGTTGAAGAAATATTGCCTTATTTTGAAGAAAAGCATATAGCAAAAGACACTTTTATTGTGAAAGAAGGTGAGTATTCCGATACCGCTTTTTTACTTGTAGATGGTGAAGTTTCGGTGATTAAAGAAACAATATATAAAGATGATTATATTGTAACGGATATTAAAGCAGGCGGTGATGAGTTTTTTGGAGAAGTTAATTTAATAGACAGAGGGCTTGTAACATCTACTATTAAAGCTAAAAGTGACTGTGAAATTTTACAAATATCCCATAATGATTTTATTAATATGATGGATGAAAAACCTACAATTGCAGTAAAATTATTATGGGTGATCGCTTATGATATTTCTAAACATTTAAGAAAAGCCGATAGTGACGTTATTACTCTTTTTAACGCATTTGTAGAAGTTGTTGAGAATGATTGAGATATAAAAGTTGCAAGAATGTTGATTGAAATACAAAGAATGTTTAATAACGGAGAGATATGAAAGAGATTCTTACAAAAGACGGCTCTTTTACATTGAAAAGTGAAAAATACGACGAATGTTACCATTCAAGCGAAGGTGCTTATACCGAGAGTTTGTATAAACACGTACTTCCCGGTTTTAAAGCAGCTGAGCAGTTTGATTTTTACGGAGGGGAAATTAGAATATTGGATATATGTTTTGGTCTTGGATATAACACGTTGACGGCAATACTTCACAAACCGGAAAATGTAAAACTTAAAATATTTTCTCCTGAGCTTGATGCTGATTTATTAAAATCTCTTAAAAGTTTTAAATATCCGGACGAATTTAAAACTCTGTTGAACATAATCAATGAAATT
This genomic interval from Nautilia profundicola AmH contains the following:
- a CDS encoding Crp/Fnr family transcriptional regulator is translated as MKHSIFKALNDQEVEEILPYFEEKHIAKDTFIVKEGEYSDTAFLLVDGEVSVIKETIYKDDYIVTDIKAGGDEFFGEVNLIDRGLVTSTIKAKSDCEILQISHNDFINMMDEKPTIAVKLLWVIAYDISKHLRKADSDVITLFNAFVEVVEND